Sequence from the Luteitalea sp. genome:
TGCCAACTCCACAAGCGGCGCAACGTGATCGACCATCTCCCGGACCACATGCACTCGTTCGTCGCCAAGAGGAGGGAGCGCGCCTACAAGATGCGCGACTTCGGTGCCGCCAAGCACTCGCTCCAGGACCTCGCCAAGAGCCTCGACGGCCATCACCCCGGCGCGGCCGCGTCGCTCAGAGAAGGGCTCGAGGAGACGCTCACCGTCGTCCGACTCGACTTGCCGCCATCGCTTCAGCGGACGCTGCGTTCGACCAACACGATCGAGTCGATGATCTCGATCGGACGCACGACGATGCGAAACGTCAAGCGCTGGCGCGACGCCAAGATGATCGAGCGCTGGACCGCCGCCGGCATGCTCGAGGCTGAGACGCGTTTCTACCGCGCCCAGGGATTCCGCGACATCCCCGCGTTGCAGGCCGCGCTTCGTTCTTGTCTCAGGGAGGTGATTGGATCGGAGGAAGAAGCCGCGTAGTGTCGCCAGTCAGTGGAGGGCCGTCTCAAAATCCACGACAGTCGGGACATCCTCGTCGCCTGTACTCCCATATCGAGTGTCGATTTCGTCCTGCCACTGTGGGCCGATGCCCAGATAGTGGCGAGCGAAGCGCACACGTTCGATCCCCGTCTCCCTGACGAACGCCGAGGAGACGTCGTACGCCTCAACAAGGCTCTTCACGCGCTCGACGCCTAGGGCCCCACTGGTCTCCTTCATCATGGCGCGGAAGTCGATCCCGGTGAGGAGCGACCGCCACGCGCCGGCCAGTCGGCGCTCGATCTCGTGGAATTCCCCGTCTTGCCACCTTGAGAGGGCAGCGGACTCGTCGAATTCATCGAAGTGCGCACCCGTCTTCCCGTCGGGACTGCGCTTCATCTCACCGCCCACCAGAACCACTTGGTTGTTCATCGGGGGATGGTTCCCGACCAAATCGTTAGCAATGAGCGGGTGGTGGAACGCATTGGGAAACGCACCGTTTATCGGCGTCTTGCGGGCAATGTCGCTCACTAGCGCCTCAACGCCACGCGACGTCTTGGGCTTGCTCAGGTCGGCAAGTGTTTCGATGAAGAGCATGGGCGTGATGTTCGAATAGAAGAAGTTTTCCAACCAGATCGCCTCGTCGAGGCTGAGGCTCTGAAGCGTCGATTTGTCGAAGATCACGACGGGTCCCATCCCCCCAGTGTCCTACCGGGGTAGACACGCGCGTCGAAGCCCGGCCGAAGCGGGCTCCGAGCTGTGCCGGGTCGAGGGGGGAATTACCCGGCGGCCGCCGCGGGGGCCTGGGAACCCTCTGCGGTGGACTTGGTGACCTCGGCGGTGGCGAACTGAAGGTCGGGGCCGACGTGGGTGACCTGGATCTCGACGGTCTGGCGCTTGTTGCCGGAGTCGTCCTGCCGCGTGCGCTGGACGAGCTTGCCGGCGACGAAGACCCGCATGCCCTTGCGAAGCGTGCGGCTCGCGTTCTGGCGACCGAGCGCCACGCAGTGCAGCGGAAGAAGCCGTCGTTGACGCCCTGCCACTGCCCGCTGTGCTTGGAGCGGTGGCTGACCGCGACGGTGAAGCCTGCGAGGGCCGCGCTGGGTGTAGCGGAGCTCGGGATCGTCGGTGATGTTTCCGGCTAGAGCGACCTGGTTCATCACTACCTCTCTTCCTGAGCGCTTGTTGGCTGCGCCCGAAGCCGTTCCGACGCATCCGTCAAAGGGACGCGGTCGCGCCGTCGTCA
This genomic interval carries:
- a CDS encoding single-stranded DNA-binding protein — translated: MNQVALAGNITDDPELRYTQRGPRRLHRRGQPPLQAQRAVAGRQRRLLPLHCVALGRQNASRTLRKGMRVFVAGKLVQRTRQDDSGNKRQTVEIQVTHVGPDLQFATAEVTKSTAEGSQAPAAAAG